A genomic segment from Marinobacter subterrani encodes:
- a CDS encoding class I adenylate cyclase: MSTHAGPIDLDFDEGIDRKTLRRLRDRFLVVNQQRWERAHSALAYRQKLVLEILPLAFHLNHPALPGYLDSDCPYGLSHFRPSDATLHAARRLARTFSLKDEGKRKPDLDAMFLMGSPGTLGHSVASDLDVWLCHRNDLPERGVRCLERKAEKLAGWAETFGVELHVFVFSSADWRAGRQRAEVTGENCGSAQHFLLLDEFYRTSIHLGGAWPMWWLIPPKLETSYDECMRKLVDCRFVRADEYIDFGPVPSIPEAEFLGAGVWQLYKGIDTPWKSILKLLLIECYARTTGQALLSSEFKQAVFRGETDADRLDPYIMLYDRLESWLCGPELASRLDLVRRSLYLKAGLPLTRAEVSPEQWRVRLLRQLVERWGWPETTLTELDQRQRWRAEDVITLRRIIVSELTHSYRLLSKMAREHGRRAAISDSDINLLGRKLYAAFQRKAGKVEQINPGLAPSLAEENLAFHHQSEQGSDGAGWLLYRDLEDPADAFWQPVIRRSGNLAEVMVWCYCNGLLTRSTRLNVRAGTTIASVSELREMLDALSGFLPFPIGAAPRESLSRGVRPLRNLLLVNVGLDPQAHLTDKGLHKLSARHDSLGFSGGRENLVISIDQITFNSWHEVSLQHYAAGDTLIQCLKNVLASVAANPSELPGIQVHCHNRGHGSAIARRVQELFADVLRPFFAGGSGPHPLRYVIEMDRRYFLLQFNGLEPHFVALESLDALMEFLALPQERYLPVVFDRYALQDEPALRAVCQASEPDNIQVFYRVLGDQARLWVVDELGSVFSWEQPVTSRRHLLLPVLRFLDNLIERRLLRHTESPGVVAGVQCYEIVRRDDAWRAEYRPETDSGVLLPGLEVQAVGIHEGDSRLRFDIFCGEQEFTVQEYGDQLIPAVAHYIRSLRPSGEVYPVYLTDLHLPHDIDPRVYQQDIQTSQYLYYRSVLEQSLNRQLANGR; this comes from the coding sequence TTGAGCACCCACGCTGGCCCGATTGACCTCGATTTTGACGAGGGTATAGACCGCAAGACGCTCCGCCGCCTGAGGGACCGGTTTCTCGTGGTCAACCAGCAGCGCTGGGAGCGTGCCCACTCGGCGCTGGCCTACCGGCAAAAGCTGGTGCTGGAGATTCTTCCGCTGGCGTTTCACCTGAATCACCCGGCATTGCCGGGCTACCTGGACAGCGACTGTCCGTATGGTCTGAGTCACTTCAGGCCATCAGACGCTACCCTCCATGCTGCCCGTCGGCTGGCCCGTACCTTTTCCCTGAAAGATGAGGGCAAGCGCAAACCCGACCTGGACGCCATGTTCCTGATGGGAAGCCCGGGCACCCTGGGGCATTCGGTTGCCAGTGATCTGGATGTCTGGCTCTGCCACCGCAATGATTTGCCCGAGCGCGGCGTTCGCTGCCTCGAGCGCAAGGCCGAAAAGCTGGCCGGCTGGGCCGAAACCTTTGGCGTGGAGCTGCATGTCTTTGTGTTCTCGTCCGCGGACTGGCGGGCCGGACGCCAGCGGGCAGAGGTCACCGGCGAGAACTGTGGCAGCGCCCAGCACTTTCTGCTGCTTGACGAATTCTACCGCACCAGCATCCACCTTGGTGGTGCCTGGCCGATGTGGTGGCTGATACCGCCCAAGCTGGAGACCAGCTATGACGAGTGCATGCGCAAGCTGGTGGATTGCCGGTTTGTGCGGGCCGATGAGTACATTGATTTCGGCCCGGTGCCTTCGATACCGGAGGCGGAATTTCTTGGTGCCGGGGTCTGGCAGCTTTACAAGGGCATCGACACCCCCTGGAAGTCCATTCTCAAACTGCTGCTGATCGAATGTTATGCGCGGACCACCGGTCAGGCATTGCTGTCCAGCGAGTTCAAGCAGGCTGTCTTTCGGGGTGAAACCGACGCCGACCGGCTGGATCCCTATATCATGCTTTATGACCGGCTGGAGAGCTGGCTCTGCGGGCCGGAGCTGGCGTCGCGGCTCGATCTGGTTCGCCGCAGCCTGTATCTCAAGGCCGGCCTGCCATTGACCCGAGCCGAGGTGTCTCCGGAGCAGTGGCGGGTGCGCCTGCTGCGACAACTGGTGGAACGCTGGGGCTGGCCGGAAACTACCCTGACCGAGCTGGATCAGCGCCAGCGCTGGCGGGCTGAGGATGTCATCACTCTGCGCCGGATCATTGTGAGCGAGCTCACCCACAGTTATCGGCTGCTCTCGAAAATGGCGAGGGAGCATGGCCGGCGGGCGGCCATCAGTGACAGTGATATCAATCTGCTGGGGCGCAAGCTGTACGCGGCGTTCCAGCGCAAGGCGGGCAAGGTTGAGCAGATCAACCCGGGCCTGGCGCCCTCGCTGGCCGAGGAAAATCTTGCCTTCCATCACCAGTCAGAGCAGGGCAGTGACGGCGCCGGCTGGCTGCTTTACCGCGACCTGGAAGATCCCGCCGACGCCTTCTGGCAGCCGGTGATCCGCCGCTCCGGCAATCTGGCCGAGGTGATGGTCTGGTGTTACTGCAATGGTCTGCTGACGCGCTCGACCCGGCTGAATGTCCGGGCCGGCACCACCATCGCCTCGGTGAGTGAGCTGCGGGAAATGCTCGATGCGCTGAGTGGATTCCTGCCGTTCCCGATCGGGGCCGCGCCCCGGGAAAGCCTGTCCCGGGGCGTCCGGCCCCTGAGAAACCTGCTGCTGGTGAATGTCGGCCTGGACCCACAGGCGCACCTGACCGACAAGGGGCTTCACAAGCTGAGCGCCCGGCACGATTCCCTCGGCTTCAGCGGCGGCCGGGAAAATCTGGTGATCAGCATTGACCAGATCACCTTCAACAGCTGGCATGAGGTCAGCCTGCAGCATTACGCCGCCGGCGACACGCTCATCCAGTGCCTGAAAAACGTTCTGGCCTCGGTGGCGGCCAACCCGTCCGAGTTGCCCGGCATCCAGGTGCACTGCCACAACCGGGGCCACGGCTCTGCCATTGCCCGCCGGGTCCAGGAACTGTTTGCCGATGTACTCAGGCCATTCTTCGCCGGTGGTTCCGGGCCGCACCCGCTGCGCTATGTCATCGAAATGGATCGCCGTTACTTCCTGCTGCAATTCAACGGCCTGGAGCCGCACTTCGTGGCGCTGGAGAGCCTGGATGCGCTGATGGAGTTTCTCGCACTGCCCCAGGAGCGCTACCTGCCGGTGGTATTCGACCGTTATGCGCTGCAGGACGAGCCGGCCCTGCGGGCGGTCTGTCAGGCCAGTGAACCGGACAATATCCAGGTGTTCTACCGGGTTCTGGGCGACCAGGCGCGGCTCTGGGTGGTTGATGAACTCGGCTCGGTATTCAGCTGGGAACAGCCGGTGACCAGCCGCCGGCATTTGCTGCTGCCGGTACTGCGGTTCCTCGATAATCTGATTGAACGGCGGTTGCTGCGGCACACGGAATCGCCGGGCGTGGTGGCCGGCGTGCAATGCTACGAGATTGTCCGGCGGGACGACGCCTGGCGCGCCGAATACCGGCCGGAAACGGACTCCGGGGTGTTGCTGCCCGGGCTTGAGGTGCAGGCCGTGGGCATTCACGAAGGCGACAGCCGGCTGCGCTTTGACATTTTCTGTGGCGAGCAGGAATTCACCGTGCAGGAATACGGCGACCAGCTTATCCCCGCAGTGGCCCACTACATCCGCTCCCTGCGCCCGAGCGGTGAGGTCTACCCGGTGTATCTGACCGACCTCCATCTGCCCCACGACATTGACCCGCGGGTCTATCAGCAGGATATCCAGACCAGCCAGTACCTGTATTACCGGTCGGTGCTCGAGCAATCCCTCAACCGGCAGCTTGCGAACGGGCGCTGA
- the lptM gene encoding LPS translocon maturation chaperone LptM produces MRVWTLPIMVLMLALTVSGCGQKGPLYRDSQDISAKVVNGAPDDEKRE; encoded by the coding sequence ATGCGAGTGTGGACTCTGCCAATCATGGTGCTGATGCTGGCGTTGACAGTGAGCGGATGCGGCCAGAAAGGGCCGCTGTACCGGGACAGCCAGGACATTTCGGCCAAGGTTGTGAACGGGGCACCGGATGATGAAAAACGCGAGTAA
- the lysA gene encoding diaminopimelate decarboxylase has translation MDHFNYRNGELYAEDVPVSTIAERFGTPAYVYSRATLERHYRAYDDALRDHPHLVCYAVKANSNLAVLNVLARLGAGFDIVSAGELERVLRAGGDPAKVVFSGVGKQEWEMKRALELGVRCFNVESDTELDRLNAVAGELGVRAPVSLRVNPDVDAGTHPYISTGLKENKFGIDIAEAPEVYARAASLPNLEIKGVDCHIGSQLTSVSPFLDALDRVLALIDTLAGRGVHIRHLDMGGGLGVTYNQEQPPQPSDYVRALAERLGDRKLELILEPGRSIAANAGILVTRVEFLKCTAHRNFAIIDAAMNDLIRPALYSAWQAIIPVKPHQDGEEKAWDLVGPVCETGDFLGKDRPLSLQAGDLLAVRSAGAYGFVMSSNYNTRNRPPELMVDGDQVHVVRRRETLEDQLAPESCLPA, from the coding sequence ATGGATCATTTCAACTATCGCAACGGCGAGCTCTACGCCGAGGATGTGCCTGTCTCGACCATTGCCGAGCGGTTCGGGACACCAGCCTACGTTTATTCCCGTGCTACCCTCGAGCGCCATTATCGCGCCTACGACGATGCCCTGCGCGACCACCCGCATCTCGTGTGTTACGCGGTAAAAGCCAACAGCAACCTGGCGGTGCTGAATGTCCTGGCCCGGCTTGGTGCCGGTTTCGATATCGTGTCGGCCGGCGAGCTGGAGCGGGTGCTGCGGGCCGGCGGCGATCCGGCAAAGGTGGTGTTCTCCGGGGTGGGCAAGCAGGAATGGGAAATGAAGCGGGCCCTGGAGCTGGGCGTGCGCTGTTTCAATGTTGAATCCGATACCGAGCTGGACCGGCTGAATGCCGTGGCCGGTGAGCTGGGCGTCAGGGCGCCGGTTTCCCTGCGGGTGAATCCGGATGTCGATGCCGGTACTCACCCCTACATCTCCACGGGCCTGAAAGAGAACAAGTTCGGGATTGATATTGCCGAAGCACCGGAGGTTTATGCCCGGGCCGCGAGCCTGCCGAACCTGGAGATCAAGGGCGTGGATTGCCACATCGGCTCCCAACTGACCAGCGTCTCGCCGTTTCTGGATGCCCTGGACCGGGTGCTGGCCCTGATCGACACCCTGGCAGGCCGGGGGGTTCATATCCGTCATTTGGACATGGGGGGTGGGCTCGGCGTTACCTACAACCAGGAACAGCCGCCTCAGCCGTCGGATTATGTCCGGGCGCTGGCCGAGCGCCTGGGCGACCGCAAGCTGGAACTGATTCTCGAGCCCGGCCGCTCGATAGCCGCCAATGCCGGGATCCTGGTGACCCGGGTGGAATTCCTCAAGTGCACAGCGCACCGGAACTTTGCCATCATTGACGCCGCCATGAACGACCTGATTCGCCCGGCGCTATACAGCGCCTGGCAGGCCATTATCCCGGTCAAGCCGCACCAGGATGGCGAGGAAAAAGCCTGGGATCTGGTCGGCCCGGTCTGTGAAACCGGCGATTTCCTGGGCAAGGACCGCCCGCTTAGCCTGCAGGCCGGCGACTTGCTGGCTGTTCGCTCCGCCGGCGCCTATGGTTTTGTGATGAGCTCCAATTACAACACCCGGAACCGGCCGCCCGAACTGATGGTCGATGGCGACCAGGTGCATGTGGTGCGTCGCCGCGAAACCCTCGAAGACCAGCTCGCGCCCGAGAGCTGCCTTCCGGCATGA
- the dapF gene encoding diaminopimelate epimerase, with protein MNQQRRTQGPTLRFTKMHGLGNDFMVVDAISQPFRLRPEMIRELANRNFGIGFDQLLVVEPPGLPDVDFRYRIFNADGSEVEQCGNGARCFARFVRDQRLTNKKVIRVQTAKGVIELRVGRDGMVMVNMGVPELNPPAIPFAADRRKDVYTVDVDGQTVELSAVSMGNPHGVLLVDDVDSAPVETLGPRLERHPRFPARANIGFLQILDRSHARLRVFERGSGETLACGSGACAAVVVGCLRGLLDHRVEVELRGGKLVIEWQGEGTPVMMEGPATSVFEGQLRLPGDSGSRRRRGSARPHKQRP; from the coding sequence ATGAACCAGCAGCGCCGCACCCAGGGCCCCACACTCCGGTTCACCAAGATGCATGGGCTGGGTAATGATTTCATGGTGGTGGATGCCATCAGCCAGCCGTTCCGCCTGCGCCCGGAGATGATCCGGGAGCTGGCCAACCGGAATTTCGGCATCGGCTTTGATCAGTTGCTGGTGGTGGAACCACCAGGCCTGCCGGATGTGGATTTTCGCTACCGCATTTTTAACGCGGATGGCTCGGAGGTGGAGCAGTGCGGCAATGGCGCCCGTTGTTTCGCCCGGTTTGTGCGCGACCAGCGCCTGACCAATAAGAAGGTGATCCGGGTTCAGACCGCCAAGGGTGTGATCGAATTACGCGTGGGCCGGGATGGCATGGTCATGGTCAACATGGGGGTGCCCGAGCTGAACCCGCCGGCCATTCCGTTTGCCGCTGACCGCCGCAAGGATGTCTACACCGTGGATGTGGATGGCCAGACGGTGGAACTCAGTGCGGTGTCCATGGGCAATCCCCACGGTGTGTTGCTGGTGGACGATGTTGACTCGGCACCGGTGGAAACCCTGGGGCCGAGGCTGGAGCGGCATCCCCGCTTCCCGGCCCGGGCCAACATCGGTTTCCTGCAGATACTGGATCGCAGCCATGCCCGCCTTCGGGTATTTGAGCGCGGCTCCGGCGAAACCCTGGCCTGTGGCAGCGGCGCCTGTGCTGCGGTTGTCGTCGGCTGTTTGCGTGGCCTGCTGGATCATCGCGTGGAAGTGGAGCTGCGGGGCGGCAAGCTGGTCATTGAATGGCAGGGTGAAGGTACCCCTGTTATGATGGAAGGGCCTGCGACCAGCGTATTTGAAGGGCAGTTACGGCTACCGGGTGACTCTGGCAGTCGCCGCCGGAGGGGCAGCGCCCGCCCCCACAAACAACGACCCTGA
- a CDS encoding DUF484 family protein produces MTEQAAHQKAGALTPEEVAEYLRANPDFFVGQDELLRSLTLPHDSGRAISLVERQVHLFREQRDTLRRELVELVSIARHNDRLFEKSKRLLMQVIEARTLNDMASAIDDSIRGDFGLDAASVLLFTDSELPGASQGALHVVSPSAARERLGSLLEGERAVCGQFRESERELLFPGREEAIASVALVPLRHGELVGLFAVGSCQPGYFDQSMGSLFLSYISDTLSRLLPPMILRHTLAAPVTDMAAESR; encoded by the coding sequence ATGACAGAACAAGCGGCCCACCAGAAGGCCGGAGCCCTGACCCCGGAAGAGGTAGCGGAGTACCTGCGCGCCAACCCCGATTTCTTTGTCGGCCAGGACGAATTGCTGCGCAGCCTGACCCTGCCTCATGACAGCGGCCGGGCCATTTCCCTGGTCGAACGTCAGGTTCACCTGTTTCGTGAGCAACGGGATACCCTGCGCCGGGAGCTGGTGGAACTGGTGTCCATTGCTCGCCACAACGATCGGCTGTTTGAAAAGAGCAAGCGCCTGTTAATGCAAGTGATTGAAGCCCGGACGCTCAATGACATGGCCTCGGCGATTGATGACAGCATCCGTGGCGATTTCGGTCTTGATGCCGCCTCGGTGCTGCTGTTTACCGACTCCGAACTCCCGGGGGCGTCCCAGGGTGCTCTGCATGTGGTGAGTCCGTCCGCTGCCCGGGAACGGCTTGGCAGCCTGCTTGAAGGCGAACGCGCGGTCTGTGGCCAGTTCCGGGAGAGCGAGCGGGAGCTTCTGTTCCCGGGTCGGGAAGAGGCCATTGCCTCCGTCGCGCTGGTGCCTTTGCGCCATGGCGAGCTGGTGGGCCTGTTCGCCGTTGGCAGCTGCCAGCCAGGCTATTTTGACCAGAGCATGGGCTCGCTGTTCCTCAGCTACATCAGCGACACCCTGAGCCGGCTGCTGCCACCGATGATCCTGCGCCACACCCTGGCCGCCCCGGTTACCGATATGGCGGCGGAGTCGCGCTGA